The Gavia stellata isolate bGavSte3 chromosome 30, bGavSte3.hap2, whole genome shotgun sequence nucleotide sequence CTGTATGACCTGCACGTTGCTGCTCAGGCACTCAGAAGTCTCAGCGAACAGAGCACAGGGATGTGGGGTAGTGACTGGACACACAGGAAAAATGGCCTGCGTTTTCCCTCGTGGAAAACCAGGCTGGCTTCAAAGTGGCATAAGAGTCTGTAATGAAACTCAACCCTGAACACACGAGGCTTGAgttccatttttgtttttctcatctAATGGGTTCATCCTCTTGTTTGCACAGAACCGCATCGAAGTGAGCGGTGGAGAGCTGAGATTTTCCAAGCTAGTCCTGGAGGACTCTGGCATGTATCAGTGTGTGGCTGAGAACAAGCATGGCACAGTATATGCAAGTGCTGAATTAACAGTGCAAGGTAATTTCTCATTTCCCAGTGCTCTGGGTTTCAATGGGACACTGAAGCATTTTAGATCTCTTCCTAATATCCTATGCTTGCGATCTCAGAGTAAGATAAAAGCAGACAAAAACTGCTTCACTCGCCATTGAAATATAGTTACTGGTTCAACAAGACACTCTACAACCCTATAAAATTTAAATCTTGTGTAAATTCAGTAATGCTGAAAGAGAACAAGGACATCTGTTTAGCTACAGAAAGTGTACAggacaaacagcagcagcacaagctCTCTTCCACTACACAGCCTTCCTCTTTTTTGGAGGAAAGAGGTCAAAGAAAAGAGTTCAGTACCCATTCAGCCAGCTTTGATGGATGGTGACTGGAACTGGACTGATGCCAAACTTGTTCCACATTAGTCTAAAAGCTTATCTCCTCGTGGTCAGTAGATGTCAGAGACAAATTAAAGGCCCTAAGCATCAACTGTTCAACATTAACACACTGCAATGCGTGAGGGCAACAGATAAAACCCAATTCTATCTCTGCAATTCCAGGAGGAGTTTTAGGCAAGCTGGATGTCTGCATTGGTGACTTTGATCAGGATATTGAAGAGAATATCCTCTACATTTTCGAAAGCAGCTGTTCTTGTGTCTCTCAAAGACCTTGCACTTGTTAGGGTCATATCCCATTGCTACGTATGACACGTGTGTCACATAACACCTGCCTTGGCAGGCGTTAGAAACCACCCGGCAGCAGTGGAATCACTCCATCTTGCTCACCAGATATTGCCATGCTTCTGTTACCGAGTCACCTAACAACAAATCAATACCTAGTTAGGCAGCAGTTAAAATGCTCACGTAGCAGGGTTTTCTAATCATTTCTtaatcctcttttttccccctgtagcCTTAGCACCAGATTTTAGACTAAACCCAGTGAAGCGACTGATACCTGCAGCCCGAAGTGGGAAGGTCATCATCCCATGTCAACCAAGGGCAGCACCAAAAGCCACTGTGCTCTGGACCAAAGGGACTGAACTTCTGATCAACAGTAGCAGGTAGCAGCACAGAGTCAGCTTCTACCTAGAAATCATAgctaaaatcacattttttttcttgccagaaGACTGGACTTGATGACCCAAGTGTGCTGCTACAACCCTGAACACAAGCACTTCATTATTCCTCTCATTTCTTCTTTAGAAAACTTCTACATAATATTTTGCAGTCCTGTCTTTATCACCAATTTCTCTGAAATCAGCAAGTGCTGGAAATTGTCAGGTGTACAGAGTGAACAGGCATTTTAACCTCCCTTTTGTATGGTTCTTCGTCCTTTCCAGGGTGACTATTACCACAGACGGCACCTTGATCCTCCAGAATATCAGCAAATCCGATGAGGGAAAGTATACCTGCTTTGCTGAGAATTTCATGGGCAAAGCCAACAGTACTGGAATCCTCTCTGTTCGAGGTAGAGATGTTTGCTTTGATTTGGGGTCAATCAAGCAAGAAATGTCTAAGAATGCCATAATGTgatatttctcctctcctcGTGCTCCCAAAATCAAGGCAATACTCAGGGAATCAAAGACATTTCAGCCTGTGGAGCAGCAAATCTTCTGCCTGACCCACCAAATCATACCTACCTACCACTGGTCCTTGAgaaaagcatttccattttctaacCACTGTAatccctcatcttcctcctgtAAAACTACAGCTATTAGAGAGGGATGACAAGTTGGAAAGTGTTAGTTGGTTTGGATGCTCTGCAGCAGTAATATACATCTGGTACATGGACATTTGCAGCCAacagccctccctgctcttTCTCTGCAGATGCCACCAAAATCACATTGGCACCATCTAGTGCTGATATCAATGTAGGTGAAAACCTTACCCTACAATGTCACGCATCCCACGATCCAACTATGGACCTAACCTTCACCTGGTCACTAGATGATTTCCCCATTGACTTTGACAAGTCTGAGGGGCACTACCGGCGAGCCAGTGTGGTGAGTAGAAAGGGCAATTATCTACCAtcaaaaaggacagaaaactaATAACAGCCTCTTTGTTTGCACGTTGAATGCTGGATTGTGATCAGGCGTGTTCAAATGCTCTCCCCgctgtcttttctcttccccacGCAGAAGGAAGCTATTGGGGACCTCAGCATCTTCAACACCCAGCTGAAGCACTCGGGGCGGTACACGTGTACAGCCCAGACAGTTGTGGACAGTGCTTCGGAGTCAGCCACACTGACTGTCAGAGGTAATTTCTCTGTCGTAATGTCCCCTGCTCCTTACAAGCCCAAAGCAAAGGCATGGTCCTTGCAAGGGATCACGTCACCCTCTAACGTTTGAAGTGGATGGGATAGGCTCATGAGCTTTTCTGGAGACCAAAACTGAAGGTGAGGCTTCCCAGCCTCCAGAACAGAAAGGCCTGATTTTAATTTACGACTTGCACAATATAAAGAGCAATAAGCCTCCAAACCTTTCATCTTAGTAACATGTCCATCTGTCTCCCATCATCCCAGGACCTCCAGGCCCCCCCGGAGGCGTGGTGGTGAGAGACATCAGTGACACCACCGTCCAGCTGAGCTGGAGCCGTGGCTTTGACAACCACAGCCCTATTGCCAGGTACATCATCGAGGCGCGGACCCTCCTCTCCAGCAAATGGAAGCAAATGCGTACCAGTAAGTGTCTTGAGGGCAGCGGCGGTGGCATGGCCCGTGCTGACTGCGGGGCACCAGCTCGCTGACAAGTTCTTGCACTGTGCTCGTACGCTGGCTGCCACTCGCTCTATTTGTTCTCCTCTCATGTTATTGGATTATATAGATCCTGTAAATATTGAAGGCAACGCAGAGACAGCCCAGGTGGTGAACCTCATTCCTTGGATGGATTATGAGTTTCGGGTCTTAGCAAGTAACATTCTTGGAGTTGGGGAGCCAAGTTTACCCTCCAGCAAAATCCGTACCAAAGAAGCAGGTATGTGCAGATACGTTCAGAGGTAGAAAGGGGAATCAGAGGTACCTGTCCCTACGTGCTGGAGGGGGAAGGCTGGATTGCAGCATGCCTTGGACCCAAACAGTTAGTCATCTCCAGTGTTCCCAGAGGTGATGCCGTCACAaaattttctgcctctttgcCCATTTACGCGTCAAAGACAAAGCAGTACCAGAGCTGGCAGCTAACTTCACCAGCTTAAATACAATATATTAAACCATTATAAATCCTAGCTTCAAATCCTGTACCTTCTGGGCAGTAATGTTTAGAAAGGGGAAAGAGCCCTATTACATCACAAAGCACAATTCTGCAGAGACAAGATAAACTTCCCAGCAAATGGCTGTGCATGTTCATTCTATCTTCTGCTGCTTGAACATGCAAGCAGAAGGAATGAAAGAACAGCAGGATAACTGCTCTCAACATACCAAATGCATATTAACTCCCTTCTAATAAAAGCTCTCCTGTGTATCCCTGCTTTTGAGTTTGATTCTTGTCTCCTCGGAGACATGCTGCCTCCAAATAAGCTCATCAGGCACTAGCCAGTATTCTAGACCCGATTTTCACAAACGTCTGAAATACTCATGGCTGAAAATATACAGACGAGCACTTTCATACGAGCTGTCAAAGCCTGGCTACTTCCAGACCATGCGGTGTCTGTGCTCATCTTCATCACTATTGTTTCCTTAACCCAACCTGTGCTGTCTGCTTTTGTTCGGGGACCCGACAGCACCTACTGTGGCACCATCTGGGCTCAGCGGAGGCGGAGGGGCTCCCAACGAGCTGATCATCAACTGGACGGTAAGTCAGCAGCACGGCACCAGCCATGGATGCTGGGAGAGGGCCAGAGGGAGGAGCACGTGCCATTTCTTTTGGGAAATCAGTACTGCAATTACAATTTTGATATGCGGTTGAGCCAAACACTGTGCTCAATCCAAAATCTTGCTCGTTTGAACGGACCAAGgctcctctctctttccaccCCCCTCACAGCCAACGCTGCGGGACTATCAGAATGGAGACGGCTTTGGCTACATCTTGTCGTTTCGCAAGAAAGGCACCCAGGGGTGGCTGACAGCAAGGGTGCCGCATGCAGAATCGCTGCATTACGTCTACCGCAACGAGAGCATCGGTCCCTACACCCCCTTCGAAGTGAAGATCAAAGCATACAATAGGAAAGGAGAGGGACCAGAGAGCCTCACTGCTATCGTGTACTCTGCAGAAGAAGGTAAAGAGGGACTGCAGAGACTCTGAATTCACTGTGCTTTGTCCAACCAACCAACGTGTCCTcaaccagctccctgcagagctgtgtCTGTCTGGGAGCTCGATGATAGGAGAGGTTTCTTTTACTCAAAGAGCAGCTGATGGTGATTTCAGCATAACATTTATCTTCTACTTCAAATACACAGAGAGATGTTTCCCTAAGCCCAGCAGTGACTGTACACGCAGAGCTTCAGAGCAGACACAGATCCCCACAGCACACAGCTGTGGCCCTGCTTGTCCGGCTAAGTCCCTAAATCCCTTCCCCTTGCTTTGCTCCGTACACATAATACCAGCTGTCTGGCTGCATGGTAACAGTGCTGCAGGAGAGCCCTTCGTTTCAGTATGGTGATTATGCTGCCCAGAGCGAGGAAAAGGATTTTATTCccttttgttgtctttttcaGAACCGAAAGTGGCTCCTTTCAGAGTTATGGCCAAGGCTGTTCTGTCCTCAGAAATGGATGTGTCCTGGGAGCCCATTGAGCAGGGagacatgactggagtgctTTTGGGCTATGAGGTATGAGCCTGCAATGGGAATGAGAGACACTGAAACTGAGATCCAAGAGCCCACCAAAGAAAATTCCCCCCGGGCTAAGTGAGGTGAAAGGAAACAgcattttgtttccaaagatGGATGATAATTAATGGACAGTACGAGGCTCTAAGGGGACCAGTACTACTGCTCACAAGAGAGATtactaagagaaaaaaatcctttttttttctgcttgcctttCCACACAGGCTGCAATCTTATTCTTGGGTACATACTAAGCAAAATGCATAGAAACAAATACCAAAGGCTCTCCAGCACTGGCTGTGGATGGACTGAGTCTGGTATTTGCAGATGCTTCTATCCTTATTAAATCCATCATACCCTTTTCTCTTCAGATCCGGTACTGGAAGGATGGTGATAAAGAAGAGGCAGCTGACAGAGTGAGAACAGCGGGGCTGGTCACATCGGCTCATGTAACAGGCCTAAACCCCAACACGAAATACCACGTATCAGTCAGAGCTTACAACCGGGCTGGAACCGGCCCCCCCAGTCCCTCTACCAACGTCACGACAACAAAGCCACGTGAGTGAGCCCTGACCACCTCTGTTTTGCACGTTGTactccctggggctgctgcttcctccagAGGATCCCCAATGATCAGCTAACTGATCAGCTTTTTTATCTTGGTGCTCTACCACCATTTTAAGTAGTCTATAAACCAGTTCCCTGAATTTCCTCAGATCAGTCTTGTCATCTGCATATCACTTATCTAAAAAGATCTGCGCTCAGAGTAATGTTTGCTGGGATACTTCCCTTTAAACCAATCATAGTGGTGCCACCAGCCCTGTCGACTAGCCGTAGAGTCTCAGGAGACAGTTGTAACCAGCACAACCTTCTCATCGGTCCCTGACTTACTGAATCTCTGTCTTGTTTTGTATCTCTTAGCACCAAAGAGGCCACCTGGCAACATCTCCTGGACTTTTTCTGGGTCTACAGTCAGCATCAAGTGGGACCCAGTGGTGGCGAAGGCAGATGAGTCTGCAGTTACGGGGTACAAGGTACAGGCAGCATGTAGCTGGCCTTCTCTTCTAAG carries:
- the CNTN2 gene encoding contactin-2, with translation MGGTAGFVRTSLAVVTFLVWCQAQSSTRNYGPVFEEQPVHILFPEGSAEEKVTLACRARASPPATYRWKMNGTEIKMEPDSRYRLVAGDLVISNPVKAKDAGSYQCVASNSRGTVVSREASLRFGFLQEFSAEERDPVKITEGWGVMFACSPPPHYPGLSYRWLLNEFPNFIPADGRRFVSQTTGNLYIAKTEASDLGNYSCFATSHIDFITKSVFSKFSRLSLAAEDARQYAPSIKARFPADTYALAGQMVTLECFAFGNPVPRIKWRKLDGSQSSKWIGSEPLLQIQDVGFEDEGTYECEAENTKGRDTYQGRIIIQAQPEWLKVITDTEADIGSDLRWSCAAAGKPRPAVRWLRDGQPLTSQNRIEVSGGELRFSKLVLEDSGMYQCVAENKHGTVYASAELTVQALAPDFRLNPVKRLIPAARSGKVIIPCQPRAAPKATVLWTKGTELLINSSRVTITTDGTLILQNISKSDEGKYTCFAENFMGKANSTGILSVRDATKITLAPSSADINVGENLTLQCHASHDPTMDLTFTWSLDDFPIDFDKSEGHYRRASVKEAIGDLSIFNTQLKHSGRYTCTAQTVVDSASESATLTVRGPPGPPGGVVVRDISDTTVQLSWSRGFDNHSPIARYIIEARTLLSSKWKQMRTNPVNIEGNAETAQVVNLIPWMDYEFRVLASNILGVGEPSLPSSKIRTKEAAPTVAPSGLSGGGGAPNELIINWTPTLRDYQNGDGFGYILSFRKKGTQGWLTARVPHAESLHYVYRNESIGPYTPFEVKIKAYNRKGEGPESLTAIVYSAEEEPKVAPFRVMAKAVLSSEMDVSWEPIEQGDMTGVLLGYEIRYWKDGDKEEAADRVRTAGLVTSAHVTGLNPNTKYHVSVRAYNRAGTGPPSPSTNVTTTKPPPKRPPGNISWTFSGSTVSIKWDPVVAKADESAVTGYKMLYRQDSHSAPTLYLASKSRIDIPVPEDFTHAFVQIRVTGPGGDGIPAEVHILRNSGTSMMVEDSVTRPAPHAVIITTNSLVMVALISYLEL